The DNA region TGCAGTATATAACTGAATTAAATCAGATCTATTTATGAAGAAAACTAAGAGTTCGCAGTATTAATAAAAACGGGCACCTGTATGGCGCTTGTTTTTATGCCAGAACTCTCGCAGACCTCCCGCTGACACGCACTCCTTGCCGACTGGAGACACAAGAGTTTTGTCACACGTGTGGCGGTGCAAATGAGAGCATGCTCGCACGGTAGAATCAACGAAGCCGAAAGTTTGCTAAGTACGTGGGAGGAACCTGGCCTGAACTGTATACAACAGGTGCTATGCACTTGTCCTCCATGATATAGATCTTAGCTTACTTTGTTCATAAATGTTTGGGAAACAAGATTGTTTTAAATGAACGGTTCagggaaaaatttcaaaagcccAACCAAAAGTTTTTATTCAGGCATTTCTCTGCCTTTGGCTAATTAGAAACTTCAAAGGTGACGGCGGAGAGGACGAGGACTATGATAGTTACAACATTGGAAAAGTTTCTTGATTTGTGTCCtgtaagaacaaaacagaacaaagcaaaacTGATACAACTACTATCCTGCAGATTATAAGAGGACCTTACTTTTTTTGGATAATCTGGCGATTATGATCCACCAAATGATGGTTATATTTCCTCCGTCGTCCTCAAAAATGTTGCACGGCCTAGAAGCGCCAATGAGTACTTGAATACCAAGCGTACGTGGTTAGTAACTAATGAAGTTGCTAATTCACTCCTATCGTCAATAATTTGTTTGCCTATATTGTATCCCGGAACACTGGCCTTAGTTTTGATGTAAAGCTCGAGGACAGATAACTTGCAGAgaaggcgtaattttggcgggCGAGTGCTCAGTTATCTTGATGAAATTATAGCTGtcacctttgattttttttgcagtaGCGGAAGGCTGGAAAGTGAACGAAATTTGTACCGAGGAGTTGAGAGAGAAGGGAGGGGGTGGGGCAGTGAATATTCCTTTAGTCTTtccccgccccctccccccaccgTTGACTCCAAATCAAACGTGGCCGGTTGAATAAACGATCGCAAGTGTCTTAACGGTTGACTCGCCCAAATAAAACGTCTGCATTGCAGGCTAGAGTACAGAACGAAAGTATCGCCACAATATTCAATCTGAAAAAACACAACTGCAGTTTGCGACTTCAAAGGCGAGAATAAGTTTATCATGGACAGTTTTATTCTACTACGGTCATTGTGAATCTTTACACAACCATTCTGTTTGGGTGTGTAAAGATTCACAATGGGATACCTAATACATAAGAGGACGAGTCATCAGCGAACCTTTGCAAAACCAGAAGTAGCTCGTGaattatacttttttttgtaGGTTACTTGACTACACACGAGCAGGCTGAATATGCATGATTATCATATGCCCAACCCGTTACCGTGGACTTCAGTTACTTGAGTCCATCTTAATTAACTATATCGTGTTGTAGTACTGCCAATTCCACTCACATCGTTTTTCTTATCAATTCACATACATTGCCTTGGCACTACGAATATTGCTTATCGCCGTCTTTGATCCATGTTCATTCACTGATATGTTTTCCTTCGATACATTTCACGAGGAAAAGCCGTGCACAGCACAAATTTACGGAAAAGCCATCGTATCCGGGACGATGGCAGCTACTGGCTGGAATGCTATAAGGGAAGCACTTGTGACGAGTGGTTGGTTATCGTCCCCTTCGCTAATTTTGTTGCAGAATTAGCACCAGAACTGGCGAGCGACTGTAAACGGTCTGAGCTGTGAAACAGTTCGAGTTGAACcgtttccgaaaaaaaaaacttgcgaGCAGTTGCAAATGAGTACTCTCGTTCTCTAATGCATaataaaaagagtgaaaacTTCATCGTATTTTTTTCTCCGTTGTATAATTCGGTCACAATTTGCTTTTATTCCCCcgccaaaaataaattcaaacaacGGGGTGTACGAGTCGTTCATGAAAATGAATGCGATAAATTTAAATCGGCAATACCGGTTAGTCATCAATACCAAGTTTCAGTTATTCGATTTCAAAATTAAGGTTTGTATGTTTCTTTTACAAATGAAACGAGGCTTCCATTTCCTTTTAGATCATAAGGTAAGCTTGTTATCACCTTCTTCAAACCGtcatcattgtaaatattatttgtgtttttctggGGGCGTTTCAAGTCCGGTTCGTGTTAAACCGATTGTAGTGAATTGAAACGAATCAAGCGAGATTGGAAGAAGTTACTTCGCagatttcttattttttatttcacctgtGAATTATAAGTTGTCAAACTTAGAGTGTTTTagtatctttttttctgtttttgtcttATCTTTCTGACGGACCAATTTCCGTGAAACACTTTAGCCGCTATTTGTAcatcatcattttcaaatcaaGACGATGAATACGGAATCTATGTCATCGatgttttaatttgaaatctaAGTTCATCCGTTAATGCTTTATTGATTGGGGATGATATTCAATAATACACGTACGTCGTTGTCGTTCATTCTTTGATATTCAGGAAATTTTATCGGACAAAAGTCAATTACCATCACTCAGTGGAACCTAACTGACTTTACTCAGCGGTGAGGTCGAGCTTGACGTAATTtcccttgaaaaatttttagtcATTTACCGGAAAAAAACACCTTGAACTCCATGATATCCAAACCGGTTTAGTTTCGTCTTTGTAGTTTGAGATAACAAGGCTCTACTTGCTGTTTTTAATAGACGGACGcgaaaaattattcaataatCATGTTTACTTATTGCAGTTGcctttttgtaaaatttctcaaatgtcattgaatatttattttttgcagcTGCTTTCTTGAGAAATTTCCCTTATCTAcgtataaaagaaaaactgtgcTTATGAAAGATCACTCTTTAAAGTGAATGCACTAGCTTTGAAATTGGGTATACTTATATTTTTGAAGAGCAGAAGAGGAACCTTTAAGTTAGCTTCAAgttcaacaaaagaaagaggtaCAGATTTCTTAATATTAATTAAGCTCACACTGAATGACAAGAAACGTGTTCTTTTCACCATTTCATATTTGGGCTGTAAAAAGACTTGTGTTAAAGAAAGAAAGCCCCTCCCTTTTTCCTTTGAGTGATCCCGAAACCTTTCGGGGGATGGCGGTAAATCGGTTCATTAAAAGGTTGTTCATTAATTCAGCTCCAGGTTGTTAAGACCGCAAAGAAAAATCAACgattatttgaaaaattctgaACAATTTAGTAGTCGTTAAAGTATCACTGGCCGGTCGCATTTTCAGTGAAGAAATATCTTGCACATAATTCTTAAGTAAAGAGAATGAAATATCGCCAGTGCACTAAAAGAGTGTagtttatttaaattcaaactaCAGTCATGCTAAACGGTAGACGAACTATTCATAACTAATATTCCACTCTCATTTCAATAAACCATATCGTACCTTTAAACATTCATTAGCAGCACTGTACCTATATGTAAGGAAACGTAAACCCTTTTCCTGTTAGTAAATTTACCACAAGGATTAGGATTGAGTGAAGTAGACAGCACATACCCACCCAAAAAGCAGCATGAAAACGTCGGTGTGGCTTCTTGAGGGAATTCCTGATTTTCTCTCgaagaaactgaaaattacttCATTTTGGTTTCATTCAGGATAACTTTAGTGCGAGGTATATAGAAAACGCTTTGTCACACGAAGTGCATTCGAatacaacttttgtttttcatgggTGGATGTACTGATATGTTCCtcttgtgaaaataaaatctcttCTCCTTTGATAATTTCTGACTATGTTATTTTCAAGATGGATGCTATGAGACGGACCCAGGCTATCCAAACACTGCCAATTAGAAGACACTTGCTATAAGGAACTGACTTTTCGAGcagaacaaataaacaaaacaaaacagttgtaAAGCCTGTGCTTCAGTGCCAAAACAGCGACAGTTGTTTAGAGTGTTAGCACTGATTAGTGTTCTTGTTCATGAGGACTGAAGTAACACTTACTGAATAACTACAACAAAACCTTAGAACTGGATAGGATTTTCTGAAGTTAGAGCTTGATtgcttgaaacattttttaacaacGCGTGCAACGAATTTTCGATTAAGTCTCCTACATCCGAGTCCAAGAAAAGTATCAGTtgggacaaaggaaaatataacGAGAACCGATAAGCATAAGCACGCGAAAATAGAATGAAAACGTCgccatttgtttaattttgtatctgattgCTCTTAACCAACTTTTGTCTTTCTACAGATTTCAACTCGGCCATCATGACAGCATCAAGAAAAATTGGAGTGCTTATTCTGATTTTTAGTATGTCCCTCTTGCTCACCTCTGTACGAGCAAATAACTGTGAAACCGAGTTGCTACACAGATGCATTTCTCGCTATAGAGAACTTGTAAAGGAAAAACCAAATAATGAACAGCATTGTACACGTGTACAGGTAAGACTGACGATATTAAGGAAAATTTCTGATCAAGTCTTCATGAATGTCATGCTTAAGGCAAAGCagtcttttttccttttatttcccATAAATTCCACGACGGTTCATGTCCCGATCTGGAGAAAGTACGATATATAGGGTAACCTCTCCTTTGGAGACATTTCTCGGATAGATATCTCGTTTGAGACAGAGTAGTTTTTTTTATCGAAACTAGAACAATCCGGAACAATATTTGcatgataatttgattttaagacAGGCCCTGTTGTCCCAATCCGATATTTCCTTGGGTATAAAATGCTTGTTCTTGGGGGTTTTCGTcattattgtaaatatttttggtaTAATCTTCCAAAACTCCTACGAGCCTCTATAAAAGGAAGGCTTACTTCGTTCCTCGGCTGAcgatgccccccccccctcccccactccgGAAGGAATATTCactttaaaatgtaaattgcaCCATCTCAATTAAGTAAAGGTCATAAGATGATTTTGGGTACAATTCaatgttaataagcacgagaaAATTTTTGCTAAACAGCAAAAGGCACGAGCCCGTCGGAAAAGTGCAATTTACAAGCGCTTATTACACCAAACTGCCCGAGAAATCATGTTACTACTTGTTATTATTGTGCATGAAAGAACATCatagaaagtcaagacagacgaaattttaaaagtgtgcgcacgctatttgtaatttgaagACGTGTTACAATTTTGCTTTCGTGTTACAATTTTTCACTCGTAttacatgagaatgcattcGTTTTTCATTCGATTAGAAGCGTGTAATTTTTAATGTATATTATTACAGTAGAAAATGAATTCTTGCGTCATAggatctaaaaaaaaagttattttctgaTTAAACCGAAGGGAGTGGTCGATTGCTTTGCTGAAAATCCTTCTTGCCAAGGACAATCAATAAACCGATTTCGTTTGTGGATTTTGCAAGAGGCAATGCTAGAAGTAAAACTGAAGGTTTGTCCAAGGGTTAACCATGAAGGCCTTAAGGATACCAGTGAGAAGACAGGTGAAATAGAATAGATGTTGTCTTCGGCTAATCTCGATTTGGATGATGTCGCTTCGAGTTGTTCCATTTTGCTAGATGTGCACTTTAGTTTAAAAAGGGTAACATTTTTATAATATCTAGACACAGTGCCTTTGCATTCATGCTTCAAACCATCATTACATTATTTTATCTGAATCCAGCCATCCGAGTCCAAATTGCAATTtaagatcaatgacaaaacATGGCCTTTAAGCAAAACTTTATTTCTGCCACAGGTGCTGCCGCGGGATACATGTTGGTGGAAAACTTAGGTAAGAGAACTTCTCTTTGGTCAGTTTTTTCTTAACGTAATTCCTCGCCCAAAGGAAAAGAAGGAGTACCTAAAGTTCCAAATTTCACTGCTAGCTCAAGTTTGtttctggttttgttttgttttttttttcttaatttggcAAGGAATGTTTATAATTATGATGTGTCCGACATTTCAGAAATTCATGTTGCTATTCTTAGCATGGGATATAAGGCCTCTGGACGAATTGAATCAGAAAATTCTGTAAAATGTTAATTAATAGTCATCTGTGCTCTTGTTCCAAACTAAATGGAATAAATGAAACCGATGTAAACTTCTATGAATCACTTTTAAAGCAGGGTGCTAATTGTTCATGCTGCGTTGCTGTTCTCGGTTTTTCAGATCAAGACGATTTTTTCAACTCTTGTGCTGTTCAAGTTCACAGGACATGTAGCAAAAAATTTCTAGATTTGATGAAGGAAAACCAACGTATTTGTAGAGATTCAGTCGAGTGGTTTGCATGCTACAAGACTAAGGCCAGTGAAATAAACTGTAACTCCCCCATTATAAAACAATATTCAAACTTCGTCGAGAAGGTTGGAATTCAACTCGTCAGTGATGCACTGTTTGCCAACTCATGTAACGCCGAGCTGTAGAAAAACTTTGACTGATCAAAGAAAAGTTACTAGTGTTGtattaaaaatgaaactgaagaCTTTTTGAAGAGGGCATCTCAGTTATTTGTATTTCTCCCATAGCTGTTAAAATTTCCAGTGCGGTGGGGGTAAATATTTACCACTTTCACCGACACCAAGGTGATGTTCTTGTTTGAGTATATAAATTCGTTGACACCAAAAAGCGTCTAAAATGAACCATGAGGCCATACGGCTTTATGAGTCAGATGTACATGATAAAAACCGTTTTTTGCACTCGGGAAATGATAGTAGCTTTTCAAGGTTTcaattcctgaaaaaaaataatcatcatgaaaaaaaaattatttcccatGAAACACGAGGAAAGGGGAACATTTCCCATAATTCGTTCATAGATCAAGCTTTTTAGGTGACACCGTTTCTGAAGTAGGGTACATAATAGACAAGTTAAAAAGCCAATGAATCCaaaatttgcttcatttttGTCAAATGTCGGATGTGTTTAGAATTTCACGCGAACGCAATGCAAGAGAGAGTTAAAGAAAGAGTTATGGGTAACAATGAGTCatgtaaagaaagatgtttttcgtcttgtcgcgagcgtgggacaaagaaaaaaaaactgactcccacgcttgtgacaagacgaaaaacatctttctttatttctttaccgagttcacaacttaccatctttcttatttccATCTACAGTGGGTCATGTAGTTGCTCAGTGTTTATAATAATGAGAGTAAAGCTCAGGAGAGAGCTGAAAAGAACCAACACTTTTTAGCTAGATTTCTTTCCACCATCTCACAGTTTTCATTTACATAAGATCATCCTGTCTTATTTTTAGCCAATAGCTTATTACCACGCATAAAATAATCTGGGTTTTACAGCCATAACACTTGACAATAGTTGAGATGTCTCGTAGACACCAGATGTAAATTAATGATCATATGCAAAGAACTTATTAGCAACGGAAACAAGCTGAAAAGCGACTTTGTGcgattttaatgaaaaaaatacgtATCAAGAACTCAAAAACATATATAGTATGGAGaggttgttttatttttttcaactcgGACAACAGCAGTATACTTCTGCTTTTTCTGATAACTTAAACGGTTTTTGCATATAAATCACTGATACTTCTAAAAAAGCAGCAATGACATCATAGTAATGATGGCAGTATCcatgataataatgaaaataataatgataatggagataattataataatggaAATACTAATGATGAAAATAGTACATGTTTAAACGAAAGCATCCTAATCACTATCACTATCTTTGTCATGGCGCTTTAAAAGAACTGACAAGACGTCGAAGTTTTTTTCTCCGGCCATACATGAGCTAATTGTGATTTCCATGTAATCCGATGTCCGTAAACACCGTCTGATTTAACAGACAGAACAAAAAGGAAGATATGATAGACTTTATATTTTCGATTTtgtattttcatgaaaaaatctGTTAGTTCCCAGAAAACTGTTATTATATTATTCTTACTTCCACGATTTTTCGGGTATTAATTACGATCATTGCCGTCTTCATCATTCTTCGAGTCGGTTATGTTAGACGTTGCTCTCGGTAGGATCGCTCCCTTTGCACAACACACCATTGACTACTAGAGTTTGCTTTGTCTTCATTGGAACAATTGGCGTAGAGTATGTTTCTCCAATGCTTGGCATTGATGACCTCTGAGATCTTCTCGCGTTCAGATAGGCTCGTTTTCCACTAAGAATTTTCTCCAGGGCTCTACGAAAATCCGGTTTCATGAACGAGTACAAAACAGGATTTACAAGAGATCCAAAAACCACACAGAAAGGCGAGAAGTCCAGTAAAAGCGTAGGAACCACTTCTTTATGGCCCACGGCGTTCGCTGCCGACCAAAATAAACTTGGAAAATAACTCAACACAAACATAAATGATGCTACAGCGAAGACCCTCGCCACTTTAGCTTCAGAGGAAATCTTCCTTGgcgtacatttttttttcgtatccgCTTTCGAAGCATGCGAGGAGATGCTCAGTTCTCGCTCACGACGCACACATTGCCTCACTAATCGAAAGATCTTATAATTTGCACAGACTATTAGCACGTAAGGTAGAGCTATACAAATGATGAGAAAGAAGACGATGTAAATTCTTGTGTGGAGAATTGTCGTATTTCCTTCCCATGTAAGCGGTATACATGCGACCACCACCGAGAAGATCCAAATTACTGGCACGACGATTTTGA from Pocillopora verrucosa isolate sample1 chromosome 1, ASM3666991v2, whole genome shotgun sequence includes:
- the LOC131796658 gene encoding uncharacterized protein — translated: MTASRKIGVLILIFSMSLLLTSVRANNCETELLHRCISRYRELVKEKPNNEQHCTRVQGVVDCFAENPSCQGQSINRFRLWILQEAMLEVKLKVCPRVNHEGLKDTSEKTGAAAGYMLVENLDQDDFFNSCAVQVHRTCSKKFLDLMKENQRICRDSVEWFACYKTKASEINCNSPIIKQYSNFVEKVGIQLVSDALFANSCNAEL
- the LOC131796797 gene encoding D(1C) dopamine receptor encodes the protein MSQAYSLKLVIPLSILSVSVIVTNTLVCLLVYKVKSMRNYTNGFVVSLAISDIVTGVAILIQYNAKLHEWSRATLNVLYAIVLFVGASNLCAVTYDRYLAILHPFSYAEMIAKVFKIVVPVIWIFSVVVACIPLTWEGNTTILHTRIYIVFFLIICIALPYVLIVCANYKIFRLVRQCVRRERELSISSHASKADTKKKCTPRKISSEAKVARVFAVASFMFVLSYFPSLFWSAANAVGHKEVVPTLLLDFSPFCVVFGSLVNPVLYSFMKPDFRRALEKILSGKRAYLNARRSQRSSMPSIGETYSTPIVPMKTKQTLVVNGVLCKGSDPTESNV